The window TGGCGTTCCTCTCGTTTTGCACTATAAACTTCACAGACTTTAATAAAAATATGTTTACAGTATTGAATCTTCTCTAAGTCTGTCATATCTTTGATTTTTTCAAAAGCGGTTTTTATGATTTCATTCACAACACCATCGTTCCCTAAAGCTCTTCCTTGTATTTTAACCAGCGTTCCACACAATTCATTAATAAATAATTTCTGCATTTGATGATTTAGATTTTTTTCAATCACATTTTTTTGCAGCAGTTCACGAAGCACTTGTGTTAACTGGGCTTGATCGCCAGCACGTGTACAATTATATAATCTAGATTCAAGTTCAGGAGGATAATAACATATATCCTGATTAATCACTATGTCTTCGTACCATGTTATTTTTTCTCCTCTTTTAGTACATGCAAAAGAAATAGCATCCATGCCATTTGTCAAAGAGATCGCCACACTCGACATATCCTTATAAATTTTACCAATGCCAAAATAAACTTCATTCATTCCTGCTTCAGTTAAAATGTTATCACATTGTAATATCTTCTCTTTGATCATCCCTTTAAACGTATCTATTTCACTACAATCGGCAACAAATATGACAGCTAATTTGTTACTATTAATGTTATGCATGAATTCTTCCTTCAATATATCTTCGGTAAGTAACTCATGAATAAGCATTCTCTTAACTTCCATTTCATGGATTCTCGACTCATTCATATCATTAAAAATATCAATCTGCTCATTGTAATCTATGACTACGACCGTATAAAAGTTGCCCACATACTGGGTTTTCAAAAACTTGGTGATATAAATAATTTCTTCTATGGCAACATAGTCTCCTTTAAGCCATTTTTCTAAAAATGTCATTCTAAGATACGGCAATTGATTTTCAACACGTTTAGCGAGGAGAGCATTATTATCCATAAGCTTTATTAAAGGCATCGTGTTATGTCTAGCTAGGAGAGCTGATACCATCAACCCTACTAATAGGATAATCAAAATGGCTGTATTCGCTCCAATTCTAAATGCTTTAATTTCTTTAAAGACTTGCTCTGAAGATCGGGTTAATACATAAGTATAAGGAATCACCTCTGAATCAGCTGTTATCGTTATTAAATCATCTTTGAAGTTTGCAATATCCATATATTCATTTTCTATGATGCCATATTTATCATTTAAACTGACTAATACTTTACCTTGATTATCAACAACAAAAATGTTCCCATCGAACATGTGAGAATAACCAATCATGTTTTCACGAATTTTTTCACTATTAATGCGTAAGTAAATCGTAGCATCTTGGTCATTAATTTCATAACCAACAGTTGCTTTAATGGGTATTGTTTGAAGTTTCTTGCGATATTGATTCTCCACACTTAGTATGTCATTATTATAATAATCATCAAACAGACTATCCCAAAAATCTGATTTGGTTGTGTAATCATCTAAAATTCTTTCATCCTCAAAGTATTCATAGCGACTTAAGGAGTCTGTATTGGCAACAATTTTTGAATTCTTATAAAATATATAGTATGTATCAATGACTTCATTAACAAAACGTAAATTTTGCAAGGCATTATGCAGCTTAACTGCTAGATTGTAATTGTTTTTTATATCGTTCTCGTTATATTCTGAGAATGTGGTTATAATAGGTGTATTTTTCAAATGATATATCACATTAAATACCTCTTCAAATCGTCGATCAAGCACCAACTTACTTTGTTCAATATACTCTTCCTGCATCTTCAATTCATTGCTTTCAATCTTCTTAAATGCAATGAAATACATAATGCCACTCGATACAAATATGAAGATAATAATAGACAGATAGGGTATAAAAAGTTTTAGCAGCTGTCGTAAAAATCTTTTATTCATTATGTCCTCCTCTTGTATAATTCATTATTATATGGTTTTTACATAAGCAACAATACCATCAAAATGTAATCAATAAAAAAATACCTTACCGATCACATGAAACCTTTAAGGTTAAAACGTATATGTTACATACTGCTATCCAGTTTTCATTTCTTATATTTTATATCATTTCTGCAAAAGCTGCAATATTTGCTTCGTATTCATTAAAGAACTTAGTAAACTTATCGTTTTAAACAATAAAATGACTCCTATTGATGTTTCTTATTCTTTAGAATCAAAATTCAGTCTATCAAGACCCTACCCTATTCTTACGCTATTATTTCGAAAACACAAAATAAAATCCTAAGATCATTATATGTTTAGGATTTTACTTAACTTAGCCTAGGGTCTATAGACCTGTATAGCCCTAAGGATATATATAATATTTTATAGATATGGCATAATCCTGTAGAAGATTTTACACCTTGATACCTACACTTTTCTCCTGGTATCAATTAAGCTATTCCTTGTTAAAACCACTTTGTAACATCTTTTAGTATACTGAAATTCGTTAAATCATAATGCAATGGAGTGATGGTAATGTAGCCTTTCCCCACATAATATGCATCTGTCTCTTCAATCTGATCAACAATTTCTTCCCCTTCTAGTGTATAGACCCTGCTTTCATCTTCTCTTTTGCTTTCTCTATAGAAGGCGCGATATTGTAATGTACCAATCTTACAAACCTTCAATCCCTTAATATATTGCTTCTCAATGGATGGTACGTTGACGTTTAATACGATATCGTTTTGCAACTTATTCTTAACGGCTTTTTCAATGACTTGATGTACATATGTTGCTGCTGTGTCATACATGGATATTTCAGCATCATGATGGGTAGAAACAGCTATAGCTGGAAGACCGCATAATGTAGCTTCAACTGCCGCTGATACGGTACCAGAATAGAGTACGTCTGTCCCCAGATTATAACCAATGTTAATACCTGAAATCACCATATCTATGTCACTTTCAACTAATTGATCCAGTCCCATGCGCACGCAATCTGCTGGTGTACCACTAACAGAATAAGCTTTTGATTTTAATCCAGGTAATTCAACTTTTTTAACAATAAGCGGCTCTCTTATGGTAATAGAATGACTGGTAGCACTTCTTTGATCCTCTGGTGCTACTACAATAATATCATGATATTTCTCTAGTTCTTTGCATAAAGCATAGATGCCTTTTGCATGAACACCATCGTCATTGGTCAGTAGTAATTTCATATTTTTCCTCCTTTTTAATCGTCATTGCTAGGCAAACTTAAATTCATATAATGAATACATATAATCTTTTTTGAATCCTACACTTTCAGCTAAAGCAATGGAGCCTATGCTTATTTACTTGTTTGCCCACCCACTCCTTGTAAATATATCATTGGGATGCATATCAAGTAAATCATTCAAACTTATTTCTGGATTATGATCTAAAAAACTGTTGATAAAGGTGTAACCAAAATAATAGCCAATACACCATGGTAAATCTAATGCTTCACTCCCAAACACATACTGAGCATGAACATTTCTATCTGTGCTATCTAATACAGGTTTTATTTTTGCCCATGCTTTCCTTTGTTCTTCTTTTGAAATATTGCTTACCCAACTTGGATTTAAATGGGGATACATATGTTTTGCAAAAGTGTCCGCTTCACCTTCATTTATCAGATGTTCAAGCAAAGAACCTTTTAATCCGCCTTTTAGGACATACCAATTATGACCCCATACGGTATGGTGATATTCATGAGCAAAAACATAAGGTATCCATTCTATATAGTCTTGAGCTAAGGGGTTTACATGCATAATGATGTTTCCAAATACACACGCCCCAACCACTCCATTTTGTCGTTCTTTTACAATACTATCATCGTCATCTATTGGATAAATGGCAACGGTAATGGGATCATCATCATATATAGGTAATGCTTGACTAATTTTTATAAATTCTTGTTGTATACGCTCAAAATCAATTGTATCCAAAATAAGTAATTGCTGTTTCAGTGCTTCAATGTTTTTTATGGGTTTTGGTTTCATAAATTCACATGCTACTGGTGCCCACTCAGAAATTTTGTCCCAATAAGGTTCTATAAGATATTGATTCCATAACGCTTGATGATCAGCATTTTCTGATTGTTGAATCTCCTCTATATATTTCCATGCGTTTTTATAAGGATAAATCATGTTAAAATTCTTGTTATGACATGTGTTTACTTCTTTCATTTTTCCACCTCTGTTTATTTTTTTTCTTGTTAATTGGTGGAATTAAGCCTATAACGATTAAGCTTTTAGCCACCCTATTCTTAAGATTCTCATGAACAATCAACTCCTTTTATTATATATTTAGTTAAATTAAACATACACCATGCAACGCATTAACCTTATTGCATGTGTCTATTAACGCTATTGATGCTTACCTTAATGATTTCCAAATTTCGCTTATTGTCATCTTTTTAATTATAATCTTAAATAACAATGGCGTCAAAAAAAACTGATATTGAAAAAGCCAAGCATCTGTATGGACAGGTAACTTGACTTTAACTTCTAGGTTTTAATTCTTTTGTTTATAGCCATTAATCTAGTGTTTTAATTCGTGTAATGGCTGTTTCCACCATCTTTATATTTCCGTCTTATGCATGAATGCTTCTATGGCAAGCATGGCTTCTTGCTCATCTTCACCTTCAGTTGTTACTGTAATGGCATCTCCTTTCGTTGCACCTAAACTAAGGATACCGATGATACTTTTGGGGTTAACTGTTCTTTCACTTTTCTCTAAGACCACTTCTGATTTAAACTTTTGGCATACCTTTGTAAGCTCAGAAGCTGGTCTTGCATGTAATCCTTCTGGAAATTGAATTGTGAATGTCTTTGTCAACATTTTGTTACCTCCTCACATGATTCTAATCCTAGGAATGTTACGCTACACCATTCCATACTAGTATATGCATTAAACCACCTTTTTTATTGTACCAACTGTTAAAGCTGTCACCACTGTTCCTATAACTATTGCTACTAAGTAACCTACAACATTTTCAATGGCAAAGAAAACAAATATACCACCATGTGGAACAGATAATGTGGCTTTAAAAAACATGGATAATCCACCTGTTATTGCAGAGCCTAGCATGATAGAAGGAATAACACGTACTGGATCAGCTGCAGCAAATGGAATAGCACCTTCTGTGATAAAACTTGCCCCTAATACCCAAGCTGCTTTTCCTGCTTCTCTTTCAGCTTTAGAAAATTTCTGTTTAAACAATACAGTGGCTAGTGCTAAACCTAAAGGCGGTACCATACCAGCTGCCATCACAGCTGCCATGGTCATGGACCCTGCTCCAGCCGCTAAAGTACCAGTACCAAATGCATAAGCCGCTTTATTCACTGGACCACCCATGTCGAATGCCATCATTAACCCAATGATTAAGCCTAGTACAACGGCATTGGTTCCAGATAAGCCTGCTAAGAAATTATTCATGGCATCGTTAATGGCTGCTACAGGTGTACCAACGATATAAAATAAAATTAAACCAACAGATAATGAACCAAGTACGGGGATAATCAACACAGGCATGATACCTTGTAGTGATTTTGGTAACTTAATATACTTCTTAATTAATAGAACAATATATCCTGCAAGAAAACCGGCTATGATACCCCCAAGGAAACCGGCGTTTAGTTGAACGGCTATCATTCCACCAATCATACCAGGTGCTAAGCCAGGACGGTCAGCAATGGAATAAGCAATATAACCTGCAAGAATGGGTACGATTAATCCAAAGGCTCCTGCTCCACCACCTATACCCATTAAATAAGCCGCTAGAGTGCCTTCCTGTTGGAAAGCATCATAACCAAATAAGAAACTTAATGCAATTGCAATACCACCAGCAACAACGAAAGGAATCATAAAAGACACACCGTTAAGTAAGTGCTTATAAGCTCCTT is drawn from Vallitalea pronyensis and contains these coding sequences:
- a CDS encoding PTS fructose transporter subunit IIC codes for the protein MKILGVTACTTGIAHTYMAAEAIAEAAKKKGLDVKVETRGSIGVENELTAEDIQSADAIILACDTTVPMERFKGKKVLSVAVAEALKSTEELIEKALQAPVYRGEDLVDEVAKIKEERKGQRKGAYKHLLNGVSFMIPFVVAGGIAIALSFLFGYDAFQQEGTLAAYLMGIGGGAGAFGLIVPILAGYIAYSIADRPGLAPGMIGGMIAVQLNAGFLGGIIAGFLAGYIVLLIKKYIKLPKSLQGIMPVLIIPVLGSLSVGLILFYIVGTPVAAINDAMNNFLAGLSGTNAVVLGLIIGLMMAFDMGGPVNKAAYAFGTGTLAAGAGSMTMAAVMAAGMVPPLGLALATVLFKQKFSKAEREAGKAAWVLGASFITEGAIPFAAADPVRVIPSIMLGSAITGGLSMFFKATLSVPHGGIFVFFAIENVVGYLVAIVIGTVVTALTVGTIKKVV
- a CDS encoding DUF2268 domain-containing putative Zn-dependent protease (predicted Zn-dependent protease with a strongly conserved HExxH motif): MKEVNTCHNKNFNMIYPYKNAWKYIEEIQQSENADHQALWNQYLIEPYWDKISEWAPVACEFMKPKPIKNIEALKQQLLILDTIDFERIQQEFIKISQALPIYDDDPITVAIYPIDDDDSIVKERQNGVVGACVFGNIIMHVNPLAQDYIEWIPYVFAHEYHHTVWGHNWYVLKGGLKGSLLEHLINEGEADTFAKHMYPHLNPSWVSNISKEEQRKAWAKIKPVLDSTDRNVHAQYVFGSEALDLPWCIGYYFGYTFINSFLDHNPEISLNDLLDMHPNDIFTRSGWANK
- the surE gene encoding 5'/3'-nucleotidase SurE, producing the protein MKLLLTNDDGVHAKGIYALCKELEKYHDIIVVAPEDQRSATSHSITIREPLIVKKVELPGLKSKAYSVSGTPADCVRMGLDQLVESDIDMVISGINIGYNLGTDVLYSGTVSAAVEATLCGLPAIAVSTHHDAEISMYDTAATYVHQVIEKAVKNKLQNDIVLNVNVPSIEKQYIKGLKVCKIGTLQYRAFYRESKREDESRVYTLEGEEIVDQIEETDAYYVGKGYITITPLHYDLTNFSILKDVTKWF
- a CDS encoding HPr family phosphocarrier protein, with product MLTKTFTIQFPEGLHARPASELTKVCQKFKSEVVLEKSERTVNPKSIIGILSLGATKGDAITVTTEGEDEQEAMLAIEAFMHKTEI
- a CDS encoding helix-turn-helix domain-containing protein yields the protein MNKRFLRQLLKLFIPYLSIIIFIFVSSGIMYFIAFKKIESNELKMQEEYIEQSKLVLDRRFEEVFNVIYHLKNTPIITTFSEYNENDIKNNYNLAVKLHNALQNLRFVNEVIDTYYIFYKNSKIVANTDSLSRYEYFEDERILDDYTTKSDFWDSLFDDYYNNDILSVENQYRKKLQTIPIKATVGYEINDQDATIYLRINSEKIRENMIGYSHMFDGNIFVVDNQGKVLVSLNDKYGIIENEYMDIANFKDDLITITADSEVIPYTYVLTRSSEQVFKEIKAFRIGANTAILIILLVGLMVSALLARHNTMPLIKLMDNNALLAKRVENQLPYLRMTFLEKWLKGDYVAIEEIIYITKFLKTQYVGNFYTVVVIDYNEQIDIFNDMNESRIHEMEVKRMLIHELLTEDILKEEFMHNINSNKLAVIFVADCSEIDTFKGMIKEKILQCDNILTEAGMNEVYFGIGKIYKDMSSVAISLTNGMDAISFACTKRGEKITWYEDIVINQDICYYPPELESRLYNCTRAGDQAQLTQVLRELLQKNVIEKNLNHQMQKLFINELCGTLVKIQGRALGNDGVVNEIIKTAFEKIKDMTDLEKIQYCKHIFIKVCEVYSAKREERHTHVMEKIDAFIKENFANPDFGLPIIAEVFNVSYTYLSEIIKEYKDMSFVNYLQYLRMEKARELLVETDLQVKDIFLASGYNSSNSFGKAFKRNHGVTASVYRERHRSDFGS